The Nicotiana sylvestris chromosome 6, ASM39365v2, whole genome shotgun sequence genomic sequence tggggctgttaggtttagatctgagtttggctcgaatcttcaaatgaagattcgagaaccttcaggaagattcgagccaagaggctaacatattcggatagagggtgttcagggggttctagggtgttaagatggtgaccggcggcgttgatgccgccgggtttcaggcggaggggaataggggcggctagggttaggagtggggtttggggacgatgatgaacagtgagaggaggggggtcttcagttcggggccggggtaggggcttgggacttatataggggtggggtggattgatctcatctgttggatcaattaagatgcacggttaagatcaatccacttatcaaaacgacatcgtttgatttaagttggggaaagggtcaacccggggttgaaatggatcgggttttgggtgagtttttaagaccgtgggatcaagatggatgaacttttcagatctagttgccctaaacgtcgtcgttttatttatgcaggggctgaactggaccgtttgattgcaatgaatcaacggcccagattaaaaatccagaaacgacatcgtttgagtCCAGTATGGGACTGGTTGACATGGACCGGGTCCTTTGagtatttgggcctgatttttgtttaaaaattcttGGCCCAGGTCCGTTTCTATCATTTCCCATTCTTTCATTTtctaattaaattcctaattattaaattcctaattaaaattataaaaaataaaattacccttGCAAAGATAAATTACCTATTAATACATAGACAACACATTAATCACACATTGAAATATTAAAACTAGAACAGACgcataattttgtgattttatttttttatctttcaaatatataattaaatcctatatgcatgcaacatgtattttattttaattttcattttattatgacaaagtaaacatttacggtcataaaacaaatatttaacaccatgaaaattcaaaaattatacagtaaaagaaatttattttatttttttgatttattttggagtagttttcgtaaggcaaaaatcacgtgctcacaatattcACTGttttttccattgtatttcaaggtatcccgctgtattctatgtatttcattgtgtTCACTGTCTTGCTAtgtcatgaatgtattcatatgttttttttaattaatatagtttatgtattcaaatgtattatataatttctctgaagattgctatatatttggggtattttttggtcgagaatcttttttatacaaGAAAAtacaatttttgtgtgttataattgagtttgttgagttatattaggagtctattatattAATTGATTCACGTTGTTTAAAAACAGTATAATCCcttgtttcacgccgtgaatacagtcgaatacaataatctgtccagctgtaatcccatgtttcacgccatgaatacagtcgattacacttgaatacaacaactgattagctggacttcccctgattcacgcctattttcgttactgtattcatgaatacaatagtttaaatacatctaatacatcttataacaatagaaaacgtatctacaatccgtaatagtaaatgatatctatagatagctaattaccactaaaagatagtgttttatgaaaatttctcttattACTATTGCACTAAGTGGGTACAGAATACAGATTCATCACTTCTCAATTAATAAATTAGGTTTGCAGCTGAAAATTTGCCTTAAGCTgaagttatttttaatttttttttgttgtaattATAGCAAAGAGGTAGTTAATTCACTTAAGAAACGTTTTTGCAATGACCAAACTTAATCTCGTGGACTATAACATTCTAATCGTAAGGAAGTTGTAAGGAAGTAAGATCCTTTGATTTCTAGTAGTTCTTAGATTAGGAAATAATATGAGAAAAAGTCTTAAATCGTCCATGAAGTACTATAAGACGGAACAGTAATAGTTTTTGATGGGTTGAAAATgagaaactttcagaaaccaCAATGTTTTAACGACTATTAGCTAGTTTTAACtatcatttactatattattTCTTATAGTTATGTTTTCAggttttttagagtgtattcgatgtatttaagctactctattcatgaatacagtagcatttctaggtgtgaaacaggggattacagctagtcaaatttttgtattcgactgtattcacgacgtgaaacaggggattacagttagacagattattgtattcgactgtattcacgatatgtatttgtgaatacagtaacgtaaatagcccaattcatggtctattcagctgtttttaaacggaaagtgaatcaattaacataatagactctaatataactcaacaacaacaataacaacccattAAAATTCCACAAAAGTGGGGTCTAAGAAAAGATCCGGCAGACCCAAATACAATGAAATCAAGCTGCTGTATCATCACAATTCAAAACCATTAGAGCGCCAGCTAAGCATGAAAGAAGGGCTGTTGCTTTGGCAGTAGCAGAATACAGAGATATCACGGGCATGCAGATAGACGGCAACACCTTTAAAAACTTTCCATCCGTACGCAGCCTCATTAGTTTCTGTTTATGGTGTAGAAATAATGCAAAAGCACCGGTGAAGGAGGGCAACTAAATGTGTAgaaataactcaacaaactcaattataacacacaaaatttgtattttcaattataaaaaagattctcaaccgaaaaacaccccaaaaatatagcattcTTCAGAGAAAAATATTGCTGAATATTTTTCTCAACCGATAAATACAACAAAAATAGAGaaatttgaatacatatatacatctgaatacataaattatattaattaaaaaaaatatattaatacATTCATGAAATAcaacgagacagtgaatacaatgaaatacatggaatatagcgagatatattgaaatacaatgaaacaaaAAAACAATGCCGTGTTATTTTCACAACAAAAGATTAGTAAGGAGAGGATCAGACCCCATTCACAAAAGGTGTAGACAAACAAGAACGCAACCGGAACAAAGAAGGAAAAGGCTGCCTCCTTTGTCATTTCCAACAGGGAAACCGAAGGTGTTAGGCAATTctagtaaaaattgcacggggcgccgtATTTGGTCGCTTCCATTTAACCtatattcattttttttaaaacttttaacttgtatcAAATTCTTAAATAACTTCAGTccccttttccttcttttcctccttcgttttcttcttcttctaaaaTAAATAGCTGAAATATGCAAACAAGCAAATTGAAAGAAAGGAACTCCATCTCATCACAGTTAGATGCCAACAAGGAGTTATCTCTGATCAGATACCATATTACTCTATAAAACTTCAGTAAAGTTATCTAAACAAAATCAAAGTACAGAATATTGTGAAAAAGGATTGGGTAGCCAACACGATCATTATACAATTTCTGTGTAAAACATAGCGCTTATTTTCTGGTTAATATTGTTTAGTCGTTGACGTGAAAACAACGAAACAGAGAAATAATGCACTTGATTTACAAATAGTTAATTGCATTGTCAATACAACAATAAGAAATGGTTGAATGCTAATAGCTGGTGAAGGCTTCATCAATTGGATCAATGGAGTGGAGCAAATCTAACGGCTTCATATAAGAGTTAATTTTATccaagcttcagctctagagctgaagtttcccagtcaCAACacagaaacttcagctctagcaGTCACAACACAGAAACTTTAgccctagagctgaagtttcccagtcaCAACATAGAAACTTCAGCTctcaccagttacaaaacaaaaagttcagctctagagctgaacttcaggcccgactactagaatgctgaagttttgcgtgattgtctttgctacttcagccccgtgtgctgaagttatgcgaaaaagtgggtacgtttgtaatttttttttgcaaagcgggcacaagttaaaatgtgacattaaaagcgggtatagatgcaaatgccccgcaATTCTACGTCCTCAAATATTGGGCTAGAACAACATAAAGATACTTTTAATATAATGTGATATAGTTCGATTTAGATCAAGTCCGCACAATTTTTCCCCAAAGATCTCATATCCTTTAGAGTATCTCTTGTTGTTCCCCAAAGGGAGTGGCTTAAAGCAGTAAAACAGAGATAACACTAGGTGAATTTTTTCGATCAACATAAGTGTTGTTGGGCAGAATTGCTTAGTGTTTCTGGTGTTAATGCGAGACACACACAGTTGGGCTAAAACAACCCAAAAATACTCTTAATATGGTATGATATTGTCTGATTTAAGTAAGTCTGTTTGATTTTCCCCAAAAGACCTCACACCATTAAGAGTAACTCTTGTTGGTCCCGAGGGGAGTGGCCTAAAGCAGTTGAAGAGTTGGAATAACAATCTTGTAAAATAACGTTCAGATCTAGATCAGAGACAACACTAGGTGATCCTTTCGATCAATTTAACGAAATTTAAGTCTTGGTGGACAGAATTACTTAAAATCTTGGTGGGCAAAATTGCTTAGTATTTCCGATGTTAAATTGAGAAACACGGAAACTGACCCGACCACCTTCTTCATTtccaaaaaagaaagaaggaaaataataCCGATGTTTCAATGGACTCCTGCCTTCATTCACACCTCATAAACTACATAAATGACTCTCAGCGTCGTTTAATCATCCTATTGCTCTTTAGCTTCCTTATCTTCGGcttcttttattcttgtttttttttgggttttccaCTCAGTGTCCGGTACCTGCATTGGAGCTCGATTATATCCGAATTTGCACCCCGTAGGTCCCCATTCGAGGGGAGCGTTCCCTACCAAGTATTTTTCCATATCCAGAACGCGAACTCGAGacctttaattaagggaagaacaGCCCATCTGCTGCACCACATTCTTTGGTGGCGGCTTCTTTTATTCTTATTCCCCTCCTTTCTTGCCGAGCTTGAGAAAATAGCAATTGCGCTCGTTCAGAACCTTAGAATTAAATTGGACGTGTTTATGTCTAAATCCTTATTATCTTTTGAATGCTAAACATGGTTTTAGAATAGATCTCTCGTAATTGGTATAAAGATGGTGGAGCTAAAATATTAGGCAATCTATTTATAAATGGGTACATTTGTTCTAGGCAAGTAAGGTATGCTCATACTCTTtacttctttttgattttttttttataaccgTGGTGTCCGGGTCAACTTGCGCGTACCTCGATTAATTCTACTCCTTTTTgatattaaaaaagaaaattaattgGATTATCTAATTAGACTACCTATAgaacattgtttttttttctacgCTCGATTagtattttgttggatttaactTATACACTTAGGCAACGGCGCAACGTAAACAATATTATAATATTAGTGTATTTTAACAAGTTGTAGTAGGTTGTTGTCACATTTGGTTAGGTTACTAATTTAATTTTATTAAGAATATTGCACTGTGGAttatattgtataaaaattgaaCTCTTTTTGTTATTAATAACTCACCTACAGAACATTTAAATCCCATGTTTCTTTAATATTGATGCTTTTGAAAAGGGCAAGCTCAAAGGATTTTAATGCAAAATCTACATAATTTTATTACTGCAGAAAAAAGAAAACACAACAATAGTAATACCAACATAATTGGAACAGAAAGCTCTCATATAGGGCCACACCAAACTATAGGAGCACTACAACACAACTAGAATTCCAGCTGGAAATTAAGATTTAAGAACATATTGATCTTTTgttacaacaacaaaaaaactaGTGAATTCCTACAAGTAGGATTTGGGGTAGGATAGTGTatgcgcagaccttacccctatccggGGAGGACAGAAAGGACTTTGTCATTTGACAAAAATACAATGGGAGAGCAGACAAAATAACAAGATTAGGTACACAAATTAAAGACAGATGCAGAAAATAGTGAGAAACAAGAAAGTAGTAGAAAATCAAGGGCATTTTGGTCCTCCTTCCTTGGTTTTCCAGTTGTTGTAGCAGGGGCAAACACTTTTGTTACCATAGAAACCAGGTGGAACACACAAACACTTGTTGCAACATTTTTGGCAGAAGAACATGCATGGTTTGTGGTACTGTGTCTTGCTACATCTCCTCGTACATTGTGGTAGGCATTCTGGtacaatacaaaaaatacaaACATAATCAAGAATTCTCATGTATATTTTGGTGATTAAATATAAACATTAGATGTTTTGATTCTAGTACTTCAAACGGAAATAAAAGAGGAAATACTTACGTGAGGGGTTCAAGCTCCCTGGTCCATACTTTTTCTGAAATTGCAAATAACAATTTgtcacaaataaaaaaaataccacTTTAGTAACTATAGTAATAAAGTGCAAATATTTACAGAAAGTAGGAAAATTCAGTCAAAATAATACTGTACTTACAGAATGGTGGTGTTTGCCATTTGTAGCCAGAACTGTTGTAGCAAGAATGGACATGGCAAAAAGGGCCAAAAGGAAAACTGCAACAATCTTGGCCATTGCTGATGTGATTTCTTGGGATGAAAATGGGGAGCAAATAAGTTGGAATAGAGGAATACAAAGAGAGGACTATTTTTGAGTGTTTATTAGAAGCTGTAAATTTGGATATAAATAGAGCCCTTTGAAGTTCTGTGGCTAAAGGTAACAATTATTTTTAGTAATAAATCTTGAATTTTGATGTGAGTAAGGAACTATTTGCCTATTGGCCGGTGAGAGGCATTAAATGTAGAAGCATAAATATTTGgaatacaaaaaaattgtaacTGCCAGTGAATCATTAAGTTGCGGAATGGTAGTTGAAGAATGAAGGCAGAACCTCAAATAAATGCAAGAGAGAtgagggattgggaagaagagcCTCGGCGTAACTCGTAAAGTCGTTGTCATGTGATTaggaggtcacgagttcgagccgtgaaattaacctcttgcagaaatacaaAGTAAGCCTGCGTACAATAAACCCCTGTGGTCCGGCCTTTTTCCGGATCCCGCGCATAGTGGGAGCTTAGTGTACCGGACTGCCTTTTAGAGATGAGGGATTGGATGAGGGATTGGATGAGGGATTGGGAAGAGGAGCCTTggcgtaattggtaaagttgttgccatgtgaccaggaggtcacgagtgtgagccgtggaaacagtcgcttgcagaaatgcagggtaagactgcatacaatagaccccTGTGATCCGGTCCTTCCCAGGACCCCGTGCATACTGAGACGGATCTAGGATTTCCGacgcggatccaggatttaaattcCGTGGGTTTAACTTTAGACAAATTTAACATTGaacctattatatttttaaagttgtgggttcatatttattatttttgtaattttaataaatttttacacataaatttttaCCCCGTgtcgaaaattatgggttcaattaAACCCGTAATTATCATACTGCATCTGCCCCTGTATGCATAGTGGGGGCTTAGTGTACCGGGTTGCTTTTAGAGATGGTGATTGGATGAGTGCCTTTAGAACAAAAAGGAGAACAATTGGCCAATTGGGCAATAAATGTTACCTAAAAGAAGTGGGCAATAAATAAATTAGACATCTTTTCATTCTTACACCAGCAAATACAGATGCTTAGAGACAATATTTTGTTGCAGATGAGAAAAATGTATTTGAAAGTTGAAGCTGAAAATAATACTTCATCTGAGAGTAAGTTGTATTTAGACATGAAGTTAACTGGGAGAAAAAACTGAAGTTATGTGAGAAAATAGTCATTTCCTCAGACAAGTTTTTCAAGATTGCCCAATATTTGtaaatatggtgaaataaggtgAAATTTTTTCTCCCACTCACAAACTTTAATTTTTTTCAAGTAAAATATATGTTCAAACACAATAtaaactttcaaaaattatttctcAACATAATGCACAACATAAGCTTAACAATAAAAGAGGTAGCATGAAATAGCAACTACGATTAAATGCATGAGAATAACTCAATGATGGAAAGAATTGCATGCAACAATCACTACAAATAAATGCATATAAGGGAAACTTAGACGATGGAAAATAGAACATGAAAtaacaactttttttttctttaagttttagctaaatttatgtccaaacacctaCTAAATTATTTAAGATCAATATCTAATACATAATAATGGCAATAAAAGGGAAGCAGATCGATACACTTGCAAGAGACAGTATCATATATAGCAAAATAAATATGGAGACAAGTGCTCTAACAGTAAATGAGTGAAACCACACCACATGCAGCGAACAGTCAGTGAAATTGGAAAATTAGATCTTTTAATATTAGAAGACAGACCTCTCCATTTCAGACATTAATGGCTTTAGCTTTAGTAGTACGACATAATGGAGGAGAGACCGCTGCTTCATTGCTCATGTGCTCCTCATTAATTTCCTTTGACTACCTACTATGTACCGTTTGTTGAATTACAGTCCAATAGTATCTCAACTTGTCTTTTTCCCTAGGTGTTAAATGAGCGGGTTGGTTAAATTTTGGATCGGTCAAAATGGGCTTAGTTAAGTTGAGCTCAAATTTGAATCATAGTTCAACTCGTAGAAATTGCACCAAATTTGGATCggtcctatttggtcgcccctatTTAACCtataccaattttttttaaattttttaacttgtactcacttcttaaaaaacttcagctccctttctcctcctcttctcctccttcattttcttttttcttcttctacaatCTGATTCCATCGAATCCATACCTGTAACGATTTTTACTTCTTAAACTCATCAAAGCCTCTGTTATTTTATGACCACTTGAATTTACGTGTTGTTTCAACTGCACATCTATTTAAATTATCAATGGATTAACTTAAGCACGGAAATACAGTACATTTTCATACATTAATATAAAGAGTACGTAGCTTATTTTTTCGAAATATGAACTGGGGAGGAACTTTACAGTGTTTGCATATTAGACTAGATATTGCAGGGCATACATAAAggtgagggaaaaagaaaaatcaaaaaaaggaagGCAAATCCCTATGtgcaaaaaacttcagctctagagctgaagtttttattttataactggcaaacttcagcttTTCCCGGTTACTAAACAAAAACCTATAAAATAAAACTTcacctctagagctgaagttcgcgagTTACAAAACAAAGGCTACTAAAATGCTAAAGTTTtgtgtgattgcctttgctacttcagccccgtgtgctgaagttatgtgaaaaagcgggtacgcttacaattttttttgcaaagcgggcacaggTTAAAATGTggcacaaaaagcgggtatagatgcaaatgccccgtcCAACTCTTACCAAACTTTAATTAATATGTattggtaaaaattgcacgggacgCCCTATTTGGTCACCCCCATTTCAcatgtacccactttttaaatttttttgattTGTACCCACCATTTAAACAACTTCAGGCCTtttctcctctttcttcttctttttcttcgggTAACAATAATTTTATAAAGTGTTTGTGAACATATTTTAAAGTAGTTTATGATGTTTTATAGTGGTGAGCTATTGTGGCGCTTTATTTTTACAATTGGTTAGggttccttctttttctttttcttaattgcAAAATGGGTTGGCTAGATTTATTATTGTTTTGAAAAATTGATGATTGAGATTTGTTCTTGATAATATTTGGATGTTATATTTCAAAtttaagctcatttggagtagatttaggtattAAATCATATATTGGATGGTTAAAATTCGAAGAAAAAAATTTCTGTTTCTAGGCAATTTGCACTTCaggcctatttggccttaagtacATGAAAAGTTGGTTGCACTTCAaaccttttggccttaagtgcatctgaggtgcaattttcacttcagacttattggccaAGTGTAGGAAAACgtttgttgcacttcagaccttttggccttaagtgcatttgaagtgtaatttttcacttcagacttattgaccttaagtgcatgaaaccgttggttgcacttcagaccGATTTGACCGTAAGTGCATCGGAAGTGcaattttttcacttcagactatttttttttaacttcaaaTCCATTGAAGTTGATCATAAAGTGGGTAGGCTTGTAATTTTTATTGCAAAGTGTGTATAAGTTCAATTGTGACCCCAAAATCGGGTAAGATGTAAACCTCCGTGTATTATTTTcttacaagttacttaattatcaAATAcgacattttttcttttgttatggtcatatataacatatcaaataaaaaaatattttaaagatattttagCAAAGTTACTCatggatcaatttgggctaaaaattaACCCAACTTTAAATGAGTTGAAATGAGTTGGGTCAAGATGAATTGAGTTTAATAAATGCGCGGGTCAATTAACCAGACCAACCTTGAACAAGTTGGACGGGTCAAATGGGTTTAATTTGGGCTCAAATTGACATCTCTACTTCCACCTTAATAGCATACTCTTGAAATAATTTGTGTTGTTTATAATGTGGGAGATGGCTACAGATAACAAGCTTGAGAAGATCTCTAGATACTCTAATACAAGATGAAAGATGAGATTATAATAAGAGATAatctttgtatttttttcatCTAAAGAAGAATATATCTCAAAGTACCCAGACAAAAGTTAGATGTAGAAATCGACTATTTGCTGAACCTATAGAAATCAGAATCAACTCAACAAAAGAAAACCACTAAAACTACAAGTACTAAACTGAAACATCCAATTAGATTATGTCTTAGTATATGACTATTTTTTCTCCACTTTTACGCG encodes the following:
- the LOC104230658 gene encoding gibberellin-regulated protein 6-like; amino-acid sequence: MAKIVAVFLLALFAMSILATTVLATNGKHHHSKKYGPGSLNPSQCLPQCTRRCSKTQYHKPCMFFCQKCCNKCLCVPPGFYGNKSVCPCYNNWKTKEGGPKCP